ACATCCCGGACTTTGATATCCTTTGTGCGGGATTTCCCTGTCAGGCGTTTTCTGTCGCCGGCAGAAGACGCGGCTTTGAAGATGCCAGAGGTACGCTCATCTTTGAAATTGTCAGAGTGCTTGGAGAAAAGCGACCTAAATATTTTTTACTTGAAAATGTTCCCGGTCTGCTTAACCATGACGAAGGGCGGACTTTTACGCAAATCCTCATTGCGTTATCAGACCTGGGGTATGGTATCGAATGGCAGGTGCTTAACAGCGCGGATTTCGGTGTTCCCCAAACCCGGAAAAGAGTGTACCTTGTCGGATATTTTGACGAAAGATGTGCCGGAAAAATATTACCTTTCACAGAGTGCAACCCTCAGACTGTTAAACAAATCCTTGGCGGAAATCAGGGACAAAGAGTGTACAATCCCGAAGGACTCGGAATAACGCTTGCGGCAAATGCAGGCGGACAGGGCGGAAAGACAGGTCTTTACGATGTTTCCTGCATTGATATGAATGAGGAGCCTGTATTGACACGGCTCGTTCGATGTATCAAAAGCCGATATAACAGCGGAATCACAAAAAGAAAGGGAGAAAACTCTGCCATTATTGAAGGCGTTATGCCGTGCTTAACACCCGGCAAGCTGTATAAAAGGCAAAACGGCCCTCGTTTTCGTGGTGAGGACGGTCTGATGTTCACTATAACCGCAACAGACGGACAAGGTTCAATGTATTCCCCGTTTAACATTCTCAGTGTCACCGGCACTCCGTCTCCCATATTAAGTGATGTTATTGCCTGTGCAAACTGCGCTTGACTCATATTAATTTCTATGTACGGTAATGGTTCTGCAAAGTATCTGTCACAACTCAAATCTCTGTCCATATATGCAGGACTTATCCGCAGTGTAATAATGTCGCTATGCTTTATTGAGCTTCCGAATAGTGCTGTCTGACCGCCGCATTGACTTCTGCCGATATACAAATTTGCAAAGCTCGGATGCTTTACTTTTTCCGCCATTGTATCACCCCTTTTATTTAATCCGTATTGTCTGCCCTTTATACGAATATGTTTTCTGTCTGCGGTTCATAGGATTGTTCACATAGGTCTGTTTCCTTTTCCGCTTATCTTTATAT
This Qingrenia yutianensis DNA region includes the following protein-coding sequences:
- the dcm gene encoding DNA (cytosine-5-)-methyltransferase, whose product is MIRFFDMFSGIGGFRAGLERAGGYKCVGHCEIDAFANRSYNAVFDTENEVFFDDATKINPKDIPDFDILCAGFPCQAFSVAGRRRGFEDARGTLIFEIVRVLGEKRPKYFLLENVPGLLNHDEGRTFTQILIALSDLGYGIEWQVLNSADFGVPQTRKRVYLVGYFDERCAGKILPFTECNPQTVKQILGGNQGQRVYNPEGLGITLAANAGGQGGKTGLYDVSCIDMNEEPVLTRLVRCIKSRYNSGITKRKGENSAIIEGVMPCLTPGKLYKRQNGPRFRGEDGLMFTITATDGQGSMYSPFNILSVTGTPSPILSDVIACANCA